Below is a window of Plasmodium gaboni strain SY75 chromosome 6, whole genome shotgun sequence DNA.
TTCAGAAAAtagtttatataatttagCATATCAAGGAATAATACcacttttaaaaaataaaaaatatataaaaaatgaacacATTCTAAAGAGTGAAGAAGTGAATccaaataattatatgcaacaaaatataaagaataacAATATGGATAGtagtagtaataataataataataataatattgataatgtttataatttaagtgatatttttattttaaataaaataaaaggaGAAGATTTTGTAGGACTAGAAACATATACTAATATGTCtaagataaaaaatttatatatactacCTATGACTACtattaaaatgaatatatcAACAGGAATTGTGCCTTGTGTATCAAGTGATAGTACTGATGATTATGCTTGTTTAGAAgatataagaaaaaaaaaaaattattattgtgaaaaatataatttaaaagaacatcatttaaataatataagtGAATCTTGTATAGAATTACCAGACATAGGAAATAATAGTggtaaatatttttatgaaaaagaaaaagttTCATCttataaagatataaaactacaaaaaataaaagaagtcttatataaaaaacaatattttGAAGGAATAATGACTGTAGATCCATATAAAGGAATGAAAACATTTAATTGTAGAAAAATAGctaaacaaaatattattagaaaTAATGATGGATTCTTATATAGTGAACCTGAAGTAATGGTTATTGATAGAAATAATGTCAAATGTATAGCAGCATTATGTAATCAATGGTATATAAATTATGGAAATCTTGAATTTAAAAAGGATGTTCTAATACAGttgaagaaaaataattttcaaacatataatgaggtattatataaacaattaCAGCATGTCATTTTTTGGCTAGATGACTGGTCCTGTAGTAGATCCTACGGATTGGGTACATGCATGCCCCAATTTAATCAAAATGATcaaaatgatgaaaatgatgaaaataatcaaaatgatgaaaataatcaaaatgatcaaaataatcaaaataatcaaaatgatgaaaataatcaaaatgatcaaaataatcaaaataatcaaaataatcaaaataatcTTCACAATAATAACAATCTTGTTGAGGATGAAGAAATAAACAATGtagatataataaagaacAATTCAAGAAAAGAATTAATCGAAAGTCTATCAGATTCAACTATTTATATGGCTTACTATACTGTTAGTCATTTTTTACAAGGAAGTGTAGATGGTCAGAAAAAAGGTTTATTGGATATTAGTGCTGAGGATTTGAATGATTCCTTTtttgattatatttttgatattaGTGATGATACAAGTAATATATCTAAACATATATCTAAAGAGAAATTATTAAGAATGAGAAGAGAGTTTACTTATTGGTATCCATTTGATGTACGTATATCTGGGAAAgatttaatatttaatcATTTAACTATGGCTTTATTTAATCATGTTGCTATATGgggtaaaaaaaaaaaatatgatagAAATAAAGAAGATGTAGAAGAAAGAAGTATATTAGATAGACAAAcagaaatattaaatgaattaGAAAATATGGATTTATCACAGTATGAgacaataaaatatttcccacgttcttttttttgtaatgGGCATGTATTAGtgaataaagaaaaaatgtCTAAAAGTAAAGGTAATTTTATAACTATAGAAGAAAGTATAGCTTTATATACAAGTGATGGTACTAGAATTGCATTAGCAGATGCAGGAGATTCTATAGAAGATTCTAATTTTAATACAGATACAGCTAATAGTGCTATtatgaaattatataatttaataaatttttctatagaaacaaaaaataatgtatatatatttagatGTGGTGAAAAAACATTTAATGATttaatatttgaaaatgaaattaattatttaacaaataaatgtaaagaatcatatgaaaaattattatttagaGATGTTCTCAAGTATGGTTTTTATGATatgttattaaaaagaGATACATATAGAATGATGTGTGATAAAATACATATGCATAAAGAAACAGTCAACTTTTTTATAGAAAgaatatgtataattattaatCCTATCATTCCACATGTAACAGAACATATATGGACTTACATTCTTAAAAAGGATACTTTTTTAGTAAAACAAAAATGGCCAACACCTGAAGAAACAAATTATTCTATCGTTATGcataaacaaaataataatttattgaatgttatagaaatatttaaaaaatcatatGATAAGGTAATCAATAAGTGTAATAAGCAAAAAATTGTCAAAGATAAAAATCTAACAAAAGATAAGAAGAATGAGAAAGATCTAATcaaaaacataataataaaaaatgatgaacaacaaaataaaaagaataataataaaaattgtcaagtacaaaatatatctgttgatattaaaaaagaaaataataatatgaaaaataatacaaaagaaataaatcatattcataataataataataataataataataaaaatgatgataatcATGGTGTGGATAATGTTATAGATGTAGATGATGAAGAAGGTccaaattattataaagaagatgaagaaga
It encodes the following:
- a CDS encoding putative leucine--tRNA ligase, translated to MARRMNLLTIEKNIQNLWKEHNVYEKEFSDINESRYTGNFPYPYMNGLLHIGHAFTLSKLDFIVRYKNMICDNVLLPFSFHCTGTPIVVCADKLKNELNKKNKEDFEKSSCEKKEDDNNSIYTSSMSDDKNNNMDENKLDQVTDCNKKKNTDVTVFRSNKSKAQSKGTKQNTQYDIMKQMKIKDEEIHLFQNPEYWCYYFSSKAKDHLYSFGLYCDWRRSFITTNINPYYDKFVNWHINTLYKKNLIYYGSRITIFSKYNNQACADHERSEGEGVKCQEYTLLKIFVSNAKDFYNIFMKNIKDGESIQTECNLKNETMNNKKNIQMDKNSGNNNNNNNHNNNHCGSNIFFTPFEKDEEDLKKKIWNEDFFIKDKKVIFLGSTLKPETAYGQNYTFINPNEYYYITLGFNKQHLHYGDKSYVNNIMTKEEIVESCPNIYVCSENSLYNLAYQGIIPLLKNKKYIKNEHILKSEEVNPNNYMQQNIKNNNMDSSSNNNNNNNIDNVYNLSDIFILNKIKGEDFVGLETYTNMSKIKNLYILPMTTIKMNISTGIVPCVSSDSTDDYACLEDIRKKKNYYCEKYNLKEHHLNNISESCIELPDIGNNSGKYFYEKEKVSSYKDIKLQKIKEVLYKKQYFEGIMTVDPYKGMKTFNCRKIAKQNIIRNNDGFLYSEPEVMVIDRNNVKCIAALCNQWYINYGNLEFKKDVLIQLKKNNFQTYNEVLYKQLQHVIFWLDDWSCSRSYGLGTCMPQFNQNDQNDENDENNQNDENNQNDQNNQNNQNDENNQNDQNNQNNQNNQNNLHNNNNLVEDEEINNVDIIKNNSRKELIESLSDSTIYMAYYTVSHFLQGSVDGQKKGLLDISAEDLNDSFFDYIFDISDDTSNISKHISKEKLLRMRREFTYWYPFDVRISGKDLIFNHLTMALFNHVAIWGKKKKYDRNKEDVEERSILDRQTEILNELENMDLSQYETIKYFPRSFFCNGHVLVNKEKMSKSKGNFITIEESIALYTSDGTRIALADAGDSIEDSNFNTDTANSAIMKLYNLINFSIETKNNVYIFRCGEKTFNDLIFENEINYLTNKCKESYEKLLFRDVLKYGFYDMLLKRDTYRMMCDKIHMHKETVNFFIERICIIINPIIPHVTEHIWTYILKKDTFLVKQKWPTPEETNYSIVMHKQNNNLLNVIEIFKKSYDKVINKCNKQKIVKDKNLTKDKKNEKDLIKNIIIKNDEQQNKKNNNKNCQVQNISVDIKKENNNMKNNTKEINHIHNNNNNNNNKNDDNHGVDNVIDVDDEEGPNYYKEDEEERMKFKAIVYVAREYNDTQKKIIEILNNIINNSNDKKLPTNYINLLVQNTYVNNLPKNEKKDILSFATFLVKDNVTLNNNQYELSLPYDEIQLIKDNVDFIKRSLNLGDIQVLENYKKSEIDNTDIFKMSNPGNPSIYIYNTEA